One window from the genome of Kryptolebias marmoratus isolate JLee-2015 linkage group LG1, ASM164957v2, whole genome shotgun sequence encodes:
- the LOC108236544 gene encoding AP2-associated protein kinase 1-like isoform X5: protein MYVNNEHDLQICKLEIQIMRDLVGNRNIVGFLDSSLTAVGAGDVWEVLILMDYCRGGQVVNLMNQRLQTGFSEAEVLQIFCDTCEAVARLHQCNTPIIHRDLKVENILLHDQGHYVLCDFGSATNHFQNPQTEGVAVVEEEIKKYTTLSYRAPEMVNLYGGKVITTKADIWALGCLLYKLCYFTLPFGESQVAICDGSFTIPDNSRYSQEIHCLIRYMLEPDPDMRPDIYQVSHFAFKLARRECPVPNLYNSPIPAKLPEPIRASEAVAKKSQTKARLTDPVPMTETSIAPRQRPKAGQAQSQPISGILPIQPALTPRKRPNVATGTPPAVGVGVPAATPVQPAQQAPTAQAAPQTANVQPQPAQHQQLLMKQQQVSAFLSLQSNQQHQLQRMPQQQTPFQASTLLQSKAKPVPSVLTHQVQQHVVHETAASHLIPIPESAAIGPADGPETAGREIHKAGSLTPPSSPKAAPKSGHRRILSDVTHSAVFGVPVSKSTQLLQAAAAEASLNKSKSVSTTPSGSPCSSQQSVYHPGGADAPSALTAPSSQPSWNPFGDDNFSKLTAEELLNKDFAKLAETAPVGEKGSNSNESLILELNAFPADVCVDSLIPGLDAPQTQQHSGQPERVAASMPDSFTGEDSLLGQDLLTHTSCGNQPVSALSSSYPSVPPGCGSGSCLEELQPAQTASDSSFLMSGGKKVNDDEFDPIPVLIPKNSNQDLQGESNGYSVLEEGLETEELEGNALNNDGCEHSSDEDEQKEAQKVERQDEGAVESNVAAHDCGGSRPLLMDSEEEEEHGPQLALQSSHHPNTLSVQSSSAFPQPCTTGHNHSWHVSEPAQGADVTPDVFSKAPFPVPQEDSVDVFANAPFPRAPLAAQEQLDVFSQAPFGKRKEPKAAQPKTSYPQASAAQSLTSDQGVLGQKVQQPFRPQALSKYSRHFEGPVPQQQGAAHRVVSDAAAAPAGPLHSWTSDVNTVDPFVSAPFNLKAPQDKP from the exons ATGTACGTCAACAACGAACACGACCTGCAGATCTGCAAACTTGAGATACAGATTATG agaGACTTGGTTGGTAACAGAAACATAGTTGGTTTTCTGGACTCCAGCTTAACTGCAGTCGGAGCCGGTGATGTGTGGGAAGTCCTAATCTTAATGGACTACTGTCGAG GTGGGCAGGTGGTAAACCTAATGAACCAGCGACTGCAGACGGGTTTCAGTGAAGCTGAGGTGTTGCAGATCTTTTGTGACACGTGTGAAGCAGTCGCTCGCCTTCATCAGTGCAACACTCCCATCATCCACCGAGATCTCAAG GTGGAGAATATTCTTCTGCATGACCAGGGACACTACGTGCTCTGTGACTTTGGAAGTGCCACCAACCACTTCCAAAATCCTCAGACAGAGGGGGTCGCAGTCGTggaagaagaaattaaaaa GTACACTACGCTCTCGTATCGGGCTCCAGAGATGGTCAACCTCTACGGCGGAAAAGTCATCACAACAAAGGCGGATATTTGG GCTTTAGGTTGTCTACTTTATAAGCTATGCTACTTCACCCTTCCCTTTGGCGAGAGCCAAGTGGCTATTTGTGATGGCAGTTTTACCATCCCTGACAATTCCCGCTACTCCCAGGAAATACACTGTCTCATTA gATACATGCTGGAACCTGATCCAGACATGAGACCAGATATCTACCAAGTGTCCCACTTTGCCTTTAAACTGGCTCGACGAGAGTGCCCTGTCCCAAATTTATAT AATTCACCCATTCCTGCAAAACTTCCTGAGCCTATCAGAGCCAGTGAAGCTGTAGCCAAAAAGAGTCAAACCAAAGCCAG ACTCACAGATCCAGTTCCTATGACAGAAACCTCAATTGCTCCGAGACAGCGGCCCAAAGCGGGGCAGGCACAGTCCCAGCCGATATCAGGCATTCTTCCCATCCAGCCAGCTCTCACCCCACGCAAGAGGCCTAATGTGGCTACAGGAACGCCGCCGGCTGTAG GTGTCGGTGTCCCAGCTGCAACTCCTGTCCAACCTGCTCAACAGGCTCCTACTGCACAAGCTGCTCCACAGACAGCCAACGTGCAGCCACAGCCTGCgcagcatcagcagctcctCATGAAGCAGCAGCAAGTCTCAGCCTTCTTAAGCCTGCAGAGCAACCAGCAG CATCAACTACAGAGGATGCCCCAACAGCAAACGCCTTTCCAAGCATCTACGCTGCTGCAGTCCAAAGCTAAACCTGTTCCTTCAGTTCTTACCCATCAAGTTCAGCAGCATGTAGTCCATGAAACGGCAGCGTCTCATCTCATTCCCATCCCCGAGTCTGCAGCTATTGGTCCTGCAGATGGCCCAGAG aCTGCAGGCAGAGAGATTCACAAAGCTGGCTCTTTGACACCCCCCTCGTCACCGAAGGCAGCCCCTAAAAGTGGCCACAGACGAATCCTGAGCGATGTCACCCACAGTGCCGTGTTCGGAGTCCCAGTCAGCAAGTCCACCCAGCTACTTCAGGCAGCCGCAGCTGAGGCCAGCCTCAACAAGTCCAA ATCCGTTAGCACCACTCCCTCTGGCTCCCCCTGCTCATCCCAGCAGAGTGTGTATCATCCAGGTGGTGCTGACGCTCCCTCGGCGCTCACCGCTCCCAGCTCTCAGCCCAGCTGGAACCCCTTTGGAGATGATAATTTCTCCAAGCTGACAGCAGAGGAGCTACTCAACAAGGACTTTGCAAAGCTTGCCGAGA CTGCTCCAGTGGGAGAAAAAGGCTCAAATTCCAATGAAAGTCTCATTCTAGAGCTCAATGCTTTTCCAG CAGACGTGTGTGTGGATTCGCTAATACCTGGTTTAGATGCTCCCCAGACCCAGCAGCATTCAGGCCAGCCAGAGCGTGTTGCTGCCAGCATGCCAG ATTCTTTCACTGGGGAGGACTCTCTCTTGGGTCAGGATCTGTTAACTCACACTTCTTGTGGAAACCAGCCCGTCTCTGCTCTCTCTTCCTCCTACCCTTCTGTTCCCCCTGGTTGTGGCTCTGGATCCTGTCTGGAGGAGCTGCAACCTGCTCAGACTGCCTCTG ACTCTTCTTTCCTCATGTCTGGTGGGAAGAAGGTCAATGACGATGAGTTTGACCCTATTCCTGTGCTCATCCCCAAAAATTCAAACCAAG ATCTCCAAGGGGAGAGTAATGGGTACTCTGTGCTTGAGGAGGGACTAGAGACTGAAGAGCTTGAGGGAAATGCTCTGAACAATGATGGCTGCGAGCACTCCAGTGATGAGGATGAACAGAAAGAAGCTCAGAAGGTGGAGCGACAGGATGAAGGAGCTGTTGAGAGTAATGTCGCTGCACATGACTGCGGTGGCTCCAGACCTCTGCTGATGGACtcagaagaggaggaagagcacGGACCTCAGTTAGCACTACAATCATCACATCACCCCAACACATTATCAGTACAATCATCCTCCGCCTTCCCCCAACCATGCACAACTGGTCACAATCATTCCTGGCATGTATCCGAGCCAGCACAGGGGGCCGATGTCACTCCTGATGTCTTCTCTAAAGCCCCGTTTCCGGTTCCACAGGAGGACTCCGTGGATGTATTTGCCAACGCTCCGTTTCCACGCGCCCCGCTTGCAGCTCAGGAGCAGCTCGACGTGTTCTCGCAGGCTCCCTTTGGAAAACGGAAGGAGCCCAAAGCAGCACAACCGAAGACCTCGTACCCCCAAGCGTCTGCTGCTCAGAGCCTAACCTCTGACCAGGGAGTGCTGGGACAAAAGGTCCAACAACCGTTCCGCCCTCAAGCTCTGTCCAAATACTCCCGACACTTCGAGGGGCCGGTGCCGCAGCAGCAGGGTGCAGCTCACAGAGTCGTGTCCGATGcggcagcagctccagctggaCCGCTTCACTCATGGACCTCTGACGTAAACACTGTAGACCCCTTCGTCTCTGCGCCCTTTAACCTAAAAGCACCACAAGATAAACCCTGA